In Strigops habroptila isolate Jane chromosome 7, bStrHab1.2.pri, whole genome shotgun sequence, the following are encoded in one genomic region:
- the ATOH1 gene encoding protein atonal homolog 1, producing MSLPRGAWAEGARERGAPEPAPVPEPGGCGFGAGWLGVCCAARLPAASPRYLLPAEEEEEDAAERGGGAARGGGSSPGGARGAAAAAVVGGGRPRGGGGPGLRAQVSGVQKQRRLAANARERRRMHGLNHAFDQLRNVIPSFNNDKKLSKYETLQMAQIYISALAELLHSPAATPDTPGKAEHRGAPFEPPCAAAAGPPPAPPPGPPRASPPGHGRTRFPPPPAAGGYSVQLDPLHFPSFAEGALMGQRAPSPALLMPQPGQPPQERSKTSPRSHRSDGEFSPRSHYSDSDEAS from the coding sequence ATGAGCCTGCCGCGGGGCGCGTGGGCCGAGGGCGCGCGGGAGCGCGGGGCGCCGGAGCCGGCGCCGGTCCCGGAGCCCGGCGGGTGCGGGTTCGGCGCGGGGTGGCTGGGCGTGTGCTGCGCCGCGCGCCTGCCCGCCGCCTCGCCGCGCTACCTGCTGCCcgccgaggaggaggaggaggacgcGGCAGAGCGggggggcggcgcggcgcggggcggcgggagcagccccggcggggcgcggggtgcagcggcggcggcggtggtgggtggcgggcggccgcggggcggcggcgggcccgGTCTGCGGGCGCAGGTGAGCGGCGTGCAGAAGCAGCGGCGGCTGGCGGCCAACGcgcgggagcggcggcggaTGCACGGGCTGAACCACGCCTTCGACCAGCTGCGCAATGTCATCCCCTCCTTCAACAACGACAAGAAGCTCTCCAAGTACGAGACGCTGCAGATGGCGCAGATCTACATCAGCGCCCTGGCCgagctgctgcacagccccGCCGCCACCCCTGACACCCCCGGCAAAGCTGAGCACCGCGGGGCTCCCTTCGAGCCGCCCTGCGCCGCCGCGGCCGGGCCGccgccggcgccgccgccggggccgcccAGAGCCTCGCCTCCTGGGCACGGCAGGACTCGCTTTCCTCCGCCGCCGGCCGCGGGCGGGTACTCAGTGCAGCTCGACCCGCTGCACTTCCCCTCCTTTGCCGAGGGCGCCCTGATGGGACAGAGAGCCCCTTCCCCCGCCCTCCTCATGCCACAACCCGGGCAGCCGCCGCAGGAGAGGAGCAAAACGTCGCCCCGGTCCCACAGGAGCGATGGGGAGTTCTCGCCCCGCTCCCACTACAGTGACTCGGACGAAGCCAGCTAG